Proteins encoded within one genomic window of Platichthys flesus chromosome 17, fPlaFle2.1, whole genome shotgun sequence:
- the LOC133972803 gene encoding zinc finger MYM-type protein 4-like, whose amino-acid sequence MMENLENPLHCPVRLYEFYLSKCSESVKQRSDLFFLRPDRCCVPSSPHWFSSSPLDGDTMEAMLTRLLTVRELQDRR is encoded by the exons atgatggagaacctggagaaccCGCTCCACTGCCCGGTCAGACTCTATGAGTTCTACCTCTCCAAGTG CTCTGAGTCGGTGAAGCAGCGCAGCGACTTGTTTTTCCTTCGGCCAGATCGCTGCTGTGTTCCCAGTAGCCCCCACTGGTTCTCCTCTTCCCCACTGGATGGCGACACCATGGAGGCCATGCTCACTCGACTCCTCACAGTCcgagagctgcaggacagaaggtAG